Proteins encoded together in one Anaerotignum propionicum DSM 1682 window:
- a CDS encoding complex I subunit 5 family protein, with amino-acid sequence MSGDTMLLLPVILPFIAGIIIGFINNEKQRNRTVFVTIAVELALVLYVAMGESSLTVWNMTDRLSIAYHIDGIARYFAVLICVIWLLAAVFSMEYMKHENKPARFFMFYVMSLSALVSLCFSANMMTMYFSYELMTLLTFPLVIHSQEPQSVRAGMKYLGYSIFGAGLGLLGFFFLNTYCITTEFAPGGTLNMVLIAGNENLLLSVFFLMAVGFGCKAGMFPLHAWLPTAHPVAPSPASAVLSGIITKGGIICIIRVTFYLFGADFIRGSWAQTAVLVLSLITIFMGSMLAYKEKILKKRLAYSTVSQVSYVIFGLMLLTPVGFTGALLQVAFHAVAKNILFLCAGAIIYKKGCTLVEELRGIGKEMPIVMGCFTIASLSLVGIPPMGGFVSKWFLAQGALGSSVGTLAIVGVAILMVSALLTAGYLFSIVMDGFFPGNTFNYSAVQKREPNYLMTIPLLILSIAVVFFGIFPNCLEIFINNISGVIF; translated from the coding sequence ATGTCTGGAGATACGATGCTGTTGCTTCCGGTAATTCTGCCGTTTATCGCAGGAATAATAATCGGTTTTATAAATAATGAAAAGCAACGAAATAGGACGGTTTTTGTAACAATTGCTGTAGAACTGGCTTTGGTTCTTTATGTGGCAATGGGAGAAAGTTCCCTAACAGTATGGAACATGACAGATAGGCTTTCTATTGCCTATCATATAGATGGAATTGCCAGATATTTTGCGGTTCTAATTTGTGTAATATGGCTTTTGGCCGCGGTTTTTTCCATGGAGTATATGAAACATGAGAATAAGCCTGCACGTTTTTTTATGTTTTATGTAATGTCTTTAAGTGCACTGGTTAGCCTATGTTTTTCAGCCAATATGATGACAATGTATTTTTCATATGAGCTTATGACCCTGTTAACGTTCCCTCTGGTGATTCATTCCCAAGAGCCACAATCAGTAAGAGCAGGCATGAAATATTTGGGATATTCTATTTTTGGTGCAGGCCTTGGTCTTTTGGGATTCTTCTTCCTGAATACCTATTGCATCACCACAGAATTTGCTCCTGGTGGAACGCTAAACATGGTCCTTATTGCAGGGAATGAAAATCTTTTACTTTCTGTATTCTTTCTAATGGCAGTTGGTTTTGGCTGCAAGGCAGGTATGTTTCCCCTACATGCATGGTTGCCTACCGCCCATCCGGTTGCACCGTCACCGGCATCAGCAGTACTTTCGGGTATTATTACAAAAGGCGGTATAATCTGTATTATTCGTGTAACGTTTTATCTGTTTGGTGCGGATTTTATCAGAGGTTCATGGGCACAAACGGCGGTGCTGGTTTTATCCTTAATCACGATTTTTATGGGTTCTATGCTGGCCTATAAAGAAAAGATTTTGAAAAAAAGATTGGCATATTCCACGGTGAGTCAGGTTTCATACGTAATTTTCGGCTTAATGTTGCTTACCCCAGTTGGGTTTACAGGAGCATTACTGCAGGTTGCATTTCATGCAGTGGCGAAAAACATACTGTTCCTTTGCGCCGGCGCAATCATCTACAAAAAAGGGTGTACCCTCGTGGAAGAACTGCGGGGAATTGGAAAAGAAATGCCCATTGTGATGGGGTGCTTTACCATTGCCTCCTTGTCTCTTGTAGGTATTCCACCTATGGGTGGTTTTGTGAGCAAATGGTTTTTGGCTCAAGGTGCATTAGGTTCTTCGGTAGGCACCCTTGCAATTGTTGGTGTGGCAATCCTAATGGTTAGTGCGCTGTTAACAGCCGGATATTTGTTTTCCATAGTGATGGATGGTTTTTTCCCGGGAAATACATTTAACTATTCTGCCGTTCAAAAAAGAGAACCGAATTATTTGATGACAATTCCTTTGTTAATTTTATCAATAGCAGTTGTTTTTTTTGGTATTTTTCCAAACTGTTTAGAAATTTTCATTAACAATATAAGCGGCGTAATTTTTTAG
- a CDS encoding sodium:proton antiporter: MNHLGTNFYEAVSVILFGIGFMNLLLQNNLIKKFIGLNIMDTAVYLFLAAQGYIFGRVAPILTDGVVDATYYVNPIPAGLVLTGIVVSVSITAFSLALVQRLYKHYGSLNMDEIMKLSREEEGE, encoded by the coding sequence ATGAATCATCTGGGAACAAATTTTTACGAGGCAGTTTCGGTCATTCTATTTGGAATCGGCTTTATGAATCTGCTGTTGCAAAATAACTTGATCAAGAAATTCATTGGCTTAAATATCATGGATACGGCGGTATATTTGTTTCTAGCGGCTCAAGGATATATTTTTGGCAGAGTAGCGCCGATTTTAACCGATGGAGTTGTAGATGCTACCTACTATGTGAATCCTATTCCCGCAGGATTGGTTTTAACAGGTATTGTTGTTTCTGTTAGTATTACTGCCTTTTCTCTGGCTTTGGTTCAGCGACTTTATAAACATTATGGTTCGTTGAATATGGACGAAATTATGAAATTATCCAGAGAGGAGGAAGGGGAATAA
- a CDS encoding complex I subunit 5 family protein, with protein sequence MDKFATILPVIFPIIAGVALLPVKFSNRKQREIWVFSITILNTIFALYAIYFADAGVVTLIRFSEKLSLTMHIDGLSKVFATMVSILWVITTVYAFEYMTHEGREDKFFAFFTMTYGVVLGVAFSGNFLTMYLFYEFLTLATLPLVMHAMDNKARHAGKTYIFYMMFGAALAFIGFVFLYCYGDGLEFTYGGVLIPEMIRGNEQTLQIVFLAAFFGFGVKASVLPFYRWLPKASVAPTPVTALLHAVAVVKSGIFAIVRLIYFSFGTDYLIGSWAQNVILIATAITIVFGSTLALRMPHIKRRFAYSTISNLSYIVFGAALMTPAGLTAGLLHMIYHAVIKITLFFTAGAILYKTHREYLYEIEGFGRLMPITFLSMALTGISLVGIPPFAGFHSKWALATAAVQSENPMAYFGIVALIISAVLTALYILYVLVRAYFPRKREYPAGYYDHVSDPNAYMTVPLIMLTIITVLIGLFPSNLLSVLEKVATGII encoded by the coding sequence ATGGATAAATTTGCAACGATCTTACCGGTGATCTTTCCGATCATAGCAGGTGTTGCGCTGCTGCCGGTAAAGTTTAGTAACAGAAAGCAAAGGGAAATTTGGGTTTTCTCAATCACAATTTTAAATACAATTTTTGCCCTCTATGCAATTTATTTTGCGGATGCGGGTGTAGTGACTTTAATACGTTTTAGTGAGAAGCTGTCTTTGACAATGCACATTGATGGTCTGTCAAAGGTTTTTGCCACTATGGTTTCTATTTTATGGGTGATTACTACGGTTTACGCTTTTGAGTATATGACCCATGAAGGCAGAGAGGACAAATTTTTTGCCTTTTTCACAATGACCTATGGTGTAGTTTTGGGCGTTGCTTTTTCAGGCAATTTCCTTACCATGTATCTTTTTTATGAGTTTTTAACATTGGCGACCCTTCCGTTGGTTATGCACGCTATGGATAATAAAGCTAGGCACGCAGGGAAAACATACATTTTTTATATGATGTTCGGTGCAGCGCTGGCATTTATCGGTTTTGTATTTTTATACTGCTACGGTGATGGACTGGAATTTACTTATGGCGGTGTGTTGATTCCCGAAATGATTAGAGGGAACGAACAAACTTTGCAAATTGTATTTTTAGCTGCATTTTTTGGTTTTGGTGTTAAGGCTTCTGTTTTACCTTTTTATCGTTGGCTGCCAAAGGCCTCTGTTGCACCAACACCGGTTACTGCATTGCTCCATGCGGTTGCTGTTGTGAAATCCGGCATTTTTGCAATTGTCCGTTTGATTTATTTTAGCTTTGGCACAGATTATCTTATCGGTAGCTGGGCTCAAAATGTTATTTTGATTGCCACGGCGATTACCATTGTATTCGGTTCCACCCTAGCCTTGAGAATGCCTCATATTAAAAGGCGCTTTGCCTATTCTACGATTTCAAATCTTTCGTATATTGTATTTGGTGCGGCTTTGATGACGCCAGCAGGGCTTACAGCAGGGCTTTTGCATATGATTTATCATGCTGTAATTAAAATAACGCTGTTCTTTACTGCTGGTGCTATTTTATACAAGACCCATAGAGAGTATTTATATGAAATTGAAGGCTTTGGCAGGCTTATGCCTATCACCTTCTTAAGCATGGCACTAACAGGGATTAGTTTGGTGGGTATACCGCCTTTTGCAGGCTTCCATAGCAAGTGGGCCTTGGCTACAGCGGCAGTACAATCGGAAAACCCTATGGCTTATTTTGGCATTGTGGCGCTGATTATTTCTGCGGTTTTAACGGCACTGTATATCCTTTATGTACTTGTGCGTGCGTATTTCCCAAGAAAACGAGAGTATCCCGCGGGATATTATGACCATGTTTCTGATCCCAATGCATATATGACGGTTCCCCTCATTATGCTGACAATTATTACAGTTTTAATCGGATTGTTTCCCTCGAACCTTCTTTCTGTATTAGAGAAGGTTGCGACAGGAATTATTTAA
- a CDS encoding hydrogenase subunit MbhD domain-containing protein, with protein sequence MSTVIQIILLAFLVACALGVSLTKNLFIAVIIFMGYSSIMAVIWLFLESPDLAITEAAVGAGVDSVLFFLTLKKVHILKGTREG encoded by the coding sequence ATGAGTACGGTAATCCAGATTATATTGCTGGCGTTTTTAGTTGCCTGCGCTTTGGGTGTTTCTCTTACAAAAAATCTGTTCATAGCAGTTATTATTTTTATGGGTTATAGCTCTATTATGGCAGTTATTTGGTTATTTTTGGAGTCTCCCGATCTAGCCATTACGGAGGCTGCGGTGGGCGCAGGTGTAGACAGTGTTTTATTCTTCCTCACACTGAAAAAAGTTCATATTTTGAAAGGTACGCGTGAGGGTTGA
- a CDS encoding monovalent cation/H+ antiporter complex subunit F, which translates to MSEIMKTVLEIALGVLALGICVIFVRAIIGPRFTDRIVAINMIGTMTTATICILSVYLKEICLIDVSLVYTLLSFLAVVIICHVVSLHHKGRELFLKRVETEAEEK; encoded by the coding sequence ATGAGCGAAATTATGAAAACAGTGCTGGAAATTGCTTTGGGCGTTTTAGCACTTGGAATATGTGTCATTTTTGTTAGAGCAATCATAGGACCAAGATTTACAGATCGAATTGTTGCAATTAATATGATTGGTACTATGACCACAGCAACGATTTGCATTCTTTCAGTTTATTTAAAAGAGATTTGTTTAATTGATGTTTCATTGGTTTATACATTATTAAGCTTTCTTGCAGTCGTAATTATTTGTCATGTTGTGTCACTGCATCACAAAGGCAGAGAACTGTTTTTAAAAAGGGTGGAAACGGAGGCTGAAGAAAAATGA
- a CDS encoding APC family permease, which yields MEKKQELKKNLGMSTAMATVVGCVIGSGVFFKPQAIYTATGGAPGLGMLAWIITGLVCIAAAMTFAEVAIMIPKTGGMVVYLEEAFGKKVGFLAGWMQSILFYPAMIAALAVIFAEQATLFVGDGFKLPMAIGAIIFLIFLNSLGSAVGGGAQIIFTICKLIPLILLMVFGFIRGSGANPIFTPMVSEGLNPAVILGQLMIAILFAFEGWTNVGAIAGEMKNPGKDLPVAIVGGVSGIMAVYFTINLAYLWVLPANELMNLSAPASAVAIAIFGDIGGKIISVGIMISVLGAANGFILSGSRVTYSLAEVGTLPFSSSLGKINKAQVPTNSIILVGGIGCLFAISGQFNRLTDLAVFSCWIFYTLTFFAVIRLRKTQPDAVRTYKVPLYPVIPAIAIISGIYVVLNQLLMSGSTTRLLAIGSIILTLIGLPIYNMTTRKKAN from the coding sequence ATGGAAAAAAAACAAGAGCTGAAAAAGAATCTTGGAATGTCCACGGCGATGGCTACAGTTGTAGGCTGCGTAATTGGTTCAGGCGTTTTCTTTAAGCCTCAGGCAATTTATACAGCAACAGGAGGTGCGCCAGGTTTGGGTATGCTGGCGTGGATTATTACCGGTTTGGTTTGTATCGCTGCAGCGATGACTTTCGCAGAGGTAGCAATTATGATTCCCAAAACCGGGGGTATGGTTGTTTATTTGGAAGAAGCCTTTGGCAAGAAAGTTGGCTTTTTAGCCGGGTGGATGCAGAGCATTTTGTTTTATCCTGCAATGATTGCAGCTCTTGCCGTAATTTTTGCGGAGCAGGCAACTCTTTTTGTAGGCGATGGTTTTAAATTGCCTATGGCAATTGGCGCTATTATTTTTCTTATTTTTTTGAATAGTTTGGGTTCAGCTGTTGGCGGTGGAGCGCAGATTATATTTACAATTTGTAAATTAATTCCTTTGATTTTACTTATGGTATTTGGTTTTATTCGTGGTTCGGGAGCGAATCCCATCTTTACACCCATGGTAAGCGAAGGACTTAACCCAGCAGTTATTTTAGGTCAGTTGATGATTGCGATTTTATTTGCCTTTGAAGGCTGGACCAATGTTGGCGCTATCGCAGGGGAAATGAAAAATCCCGGCAAAGATTTGCCAGTTGCAATCGTTGGTGGTGTTTCAGGAATCATGGCAGTATACTTTACAATTAACTTGGCATACCTTTGGGTTTTGCCTGCAAATGAATTGATGAATTTATCTGCACCTGCATCTGCGGTTGCTATTGCAATTTTTGGTGATATAGGCGGTAAAATTATTTCCGTAGGTATTATGATTTCCGTTTTGGGTGCGGCAAACGGCTTTATCCTTTCCGGCTCTCGTGTAACTTATTCTTTGGCTGAGGTGGGCACACTGCCTTTTAGCAGCAGCCTTGGAAAAATCAACAAAGCACAGGTTCCTACAAACTCCATTATATTGGTAGGTGGCATTGGTTGTCTTTTTGCAATCAGCGGACAGTTTAATAGATTAACAGATTTAGCGGTATTTTCTTGCTGGATTTTTTATACACTAACTTTCTTTGCGGTAATTCGCTTAAGAAAAACCCAACCTGATGCAGTCAGAACCTATAAGGTGCCTCTGTATCCTGTGATTCCTGCAATTGCCATTATCAGTGGCATTTATGTAGTATTAAATCAGTTGCTTATGTCTGGTTCAACAACTAGACTATTGGCAATTGGCAGCATCATTCTTACTTTAATCGGGTTGCCAATTTACAACATGACAACAAGAAAGAAAGCAAATTAA
- the mbhE gene encoding hydrogen gas-evolving membrane-bound hydrogenase subunit E, with the protein MKDKKSFWKHLKAWVDGEEVILNADKYIATRTPKESLNWRKFFSVQNVKENKRNYAILSVGISALFIGIMLSVVNALPEFGSPYNPSNNEVMVRYLEKGIEETGAVNFVAGMILDYRAFDTFGEANVLFLAVMSVVLLLKKDKKNYSAKEEQENKEDDFFDTNEKRPILQIGAKMLAPMVILYGIYVVLNGHLSPGGGFSGGSIIGAGLILYASAYGQKKMQTFFTFRTFTKICAAGLLTYFACKSYSFFTGANHVGYEIPKGIPGNILSAGFILPLNICVGLIVACTMYGFYALFTKGDI; encoded by the coding sequence ATGAAGGACAAAAAATCATTTTGGAAGCATTTAAAGGCATGGGTGGATGGTGAGGAAGTCATCTTGAATGCGGATAAATATATTGCTACCAGAACGCCTAAAGAGAGTTTGAATTGGCGCAAGTTTTTTTCTGTACAAAATGTAAAAGAAAACAAGCGAAATTATGCAATATTAAGCGTTGGTATTTCCGCTCTTTTTATAGGAATTATGCTTTCGGTTGTGAATGCTTTGCCGGAATTTGGAAGTCCATACAATCCCTCAAATAACGAAGTAATGGTGCGCTATCTGGAAAAGGGAATTGAAGAAACAGGGGCTGTGAATTTTGTTGCCGGTATGATTTTAGATTACCGTGCATTCGATACCTTCGGTGAAGCAAATGTATTGTTTTTGGCAGTAATGAGTGTTGTTCTCTTACTAAAGAAAGATAAAAAGAATTATTCCGCCAAAGAAGAACAGGAAAATAAAGAGGATGATTTTTTTGATACCAATGAAAAACGTCCTATTTTGCAGATAGGTGCAAAAATGCTGGCGCCGATGGTTATCCTTTATGGAATTTATGTGGTTCTAAATGGACACCTTTCACCCGGTGGCGGCTTTTCCGGTGGCTCCATTATAGGCGCAGGCTTGATTCTTTATGCCTCTGCTTATGGACAGAAGAAGATGCAAACATTTTTCACATTCCGTACATTTACAAAAATATGCGCAGCGGGTTTGCTGACATACTTTGCCTGCAAAAGTTATTCCTTCTTTACAGGGGCTAACCATGTGGGATATGAAATTCCCAAGGGAATACCCGGAAATATTTTAAGTGCAGGTTTTATTTTGCCTTTGAATATTTGTGTTGGATTAATTGTTGCATGTACCATGTATGGTTTTTATGCATTGTTTACTAAAGGAGATATCTAA
- a CDS encoding complex I subunit 5 family protein, with product MHQNILLPLLVFFPMVEAVLGYAIGRKHKETRNNWACFATFLVMGGTLLLIGKHASYSLPEFCGLGLNFEGDGLRVILAVLTSSIWFITTVFSKEYLAHYHNRNRYYFFMLMTLGATLGIFLSADLYTTFIFFEMMSFTSFVLVIHQESDAVIRAAQSYLGIAIIGGLVTLMGLFMMYHMAGTLNIEALAEFMATQEDKSKFYIVGGLILFGFAAKAGLFPLHTWLPEAYPAAPTPATTLLSCILSKAGIFGILVLSCKIFLYDAGWGNFVLLLGVITMVTGAILAVFSVNLKRTLACSSMSQIGFVTIAIGMQGLLGSHNALAAGGTILHIVNHSLLKLVLFLSAGVIYMNLQKLNLNEIRGWGKDKPLLKFIFLMGVLGITGIPFWNGYISKTLIHESIVEYIELLHEAGQSTIYMQSVEWIFLFSGGLTLAYMTKIFVAIFVETNPYANSCYPSRKGDYLSKVSGIILTLCAVALPIVGIFPYLTADKIADASYHFMGAHAPEHVVQYFAWVNVKGAVVSVGIGALVYLLFIRKVLMERDHNGNLVYIDRWPKGLNLENRIYRPVLLKILPFIGAFFARIAGSLTDGVISILRMAIFNDDSGRVVPPEDRYFSAYTDEETDKIVYGEGFAKSLLMIGVGLAVAMLYILF from the coding sequence ATGCATCAGAATATACTTTTGCCTTTATTGGTTTTCTTCCCGATGGTGGAGGCTGTTTTGGGATATGCAATTGGTAGAAAACATAAGGAAACAAGAAATAATTGGGCTTGTTTTGCTACCTTTTTGGTGATGGGTGGTACATTGCTGTTAATTGGGAAGCATGCCAGCTATTCTTTGCCTGAATTTTGCGGGTTGGGCCTAAACTTTGAAGGGGATGGATTGCGGGTGATTTTAGCAGTGCTGACCTCATCCATCTGGTTTATTACCACGGTATTTTCCAAGGAATACCTTGCTCACTATCATAACAGAAACAGATACTATTTCTTTATGCTGATGACCCTTGGTGCAACATTGGGCATTTTCCTTTCCGCAGATTTATATACTACTTTTATTTTCTTTGAAATGATGTCCTTTACTTCCTTTGTACTGGTGATTCATCAAGAAAGTGATGCAGTAATCAGGGCGGCACAAAGCTATTTAGGAATTGCCATTATCGGCGGTTTGGTGACGCTAATGGGTCTGTTTATGATGTATCATATGGCAGGGACATTAAATATTGAGGCCTTAGCAGAATTTATGGCAACACAAGAGGATAAGAGCAAATTTTATATTGTTGGTGGTCTGATTTTATTTGGATTCGCCGCAAAAGCAGGCCTTTTTCCATTGCACACATGGTTGCCTGAGGCGTATCCTGCGGCACCTACACCTGCCACCACTTTGTTATCTTGTATCTTGTCAAAAGCTGGTATTTTCGGCATTTTGGTTTTGAGCTGCAAAATATTCCTTTATGATGCAGGCTGGGGCAACTTTGTTTTGCTCCTTGGCGTGATTACTATGGTTACAGGGGCTATTTTGGCTGTTTTCTCTGTCAATTTGAAAAGAACATTGGCTTGTTCTTCCATGTCTCAAATTGGGTTTGTAACAATAGCCATTGGTATGCAAGGTCTACTGGGCTCTCATAATGCTTTGGCTGCAGGAGGAACCATTCTTCATATTGTGAATCACTCTTTATTGAAGTTGGTATTATTCCTATCTGCTGGCGTAATTTACATGAATTTGCAAAAGCTTAACCTCAATGAAATCAGAGGCTGGGGAAAAGATAAACCTCTTTTGAAGTTTATCTTTCTTATGGGTGTGTTAGGTATCACGGGTATTCCTTTTTGGAATGGGTATATCAGCAAAACCTTAATTCATGAAAGCATTGTGGAATATATTGAGCTGTTGCATGAAGCAGGACAGTCTACGATTTATATGCAATCCGTTGAATGGATTTTCCTATTTTCAGGTGGGTTGACGTTGGCATATATGACAAAAATCTTTGTGGCTATCTTTGTGGAAACAAATCCTTATGCCAACAGTTGTTATCCTTCTAGGAAAGGGGATTATTTAAGCAAAGTATCCGGAATTATTTTGACCCTATGCGCAGTGGCTTTACCCATTGTGGGTATTTTCCCTTATTTAACAGCAGATAAAATTGCTGATGCCAGTTATCATTTTATGGGTGCCCATGCGCCAGAACACGTAGTGCAATATTTTGCTTGGGTGAATGTTAAGGGTGCTGTAGTTTCAGTTGGGATTGGGGCTTTGGTCTATCTTCTCTTTATTCGAAAAGTACTTATGGAGAGGGATCATAATGGAAATTTAGTTTATATTGACCGCTGGCCAAAGGGACTTAACTTGGAAAATAGAATTTATCGCCCTGTTTTGTTAAAAATCCTTCCCTTCATTGGTGCCTTTTTTGCCCGTATTGCAGGTTCTTTGACGGATGGCGTGATTTCCATCTTGCGTATGGCAATTTTTAATGATGACAGTGGTAGAGTTGTTCCCCCCGAGGATCGTTATTTCTCTGCTTATACTGATGAGGAGACGGATAAAATTGTGTATGGTGAGGGCTTTGCAAAAAGTTTACTCATGATTGGCGTTGGCCTTGCTGTGGCAATGCTTTATATATTATTTTAA
- a CDS encoding complex I subunit 5 family protein, translated as MEHLNWIHNIPFFSIFLAMLSGIVTALVKKGKTAYKIHLGMVLVVCIMSGLLLVSVSVKNEMFTFMMGHFPAPWGNELRAGPLEALMATTFSVVMLLTVSGGSQFIFKDVVEEKQPLYFIMLNALFGAMLALVYTNDIFTAYVFIEINTIASCALIMAKGTPQSMVGTTHYLVISLLGSGLFLLGVCILYSITGHLLFPQMQEAILELIKTEAYRMPLLVVTGFMFIGVAIKSALFPFHSMLPGAYQAAIPTSSGILSGLVLKSYIILGIKLIYCVFSAQVMHTLKITEVLFAFGLAGMVMGSVYAMRERKMKRMLAYSSVAQIGYIYMGIGMASPVGMTAACFHILAHAVTKTLLFICCGSFVEDSDGKEKIYHMRGVALRNPLAGIGYTIGALSMIGIPLLAGFISKIYFATASVYSSGKMAAVLIVLGVSMVLNALYFLPSVIAIWTPVKGEEKKPAVTNSPAFATSIVGFIILNLILGICYRPITHIIQISIELLAQ; from the coding sequence ATGGAGCATTTAAATTGGATACATAATATACCCTTTTTCAGTATTTTTTTGGCCATGCTCAGCGGTATTGTAACAGCCTTAGTAAAAAAAGGGAAGACTGCTTATAAAATTCATTTAGGAATGGTTCTTGTGGTTTGTATTATGTCTGGACTCTTGCTGGTAAGTGTATCGGTGAAGAATGAGATGTTTACATTCATGATGGGACACTTTCCCGCACCATGGGGCAATGAATTACGGGCAGGCCCACTGGAGGCTTTGATGGCAACTACCTTTAGTGTTGTAATGCTATTGACGGTAAGTGGAGGTTCTCAATTTATTTTTAAGGATGTAGTGGAAGAAAAACAACCTTTGTATTTTATCATGTTAAATGCGTTGTTTGGAGCCATGCTTGCTTTGGTTTATACAAATGATATTTTTACGGCATATGTGTTTATTGAGATTAATACAATCGCTTCCTGTGCGTTGATTATGGCGAAGGGTACACCCCAGTCTATGGTTGGTACAACCCACTACTTGGTAATCAGTCTTTTGGGTTCAGGCTTGTTCCTTTTGGGTGTTTGTATATTGTATAGCATTACAGGTCATCTTTTGTTTCCTCAAATGCAGGAAGCGATTTTAGAATTGATTAAGACAGAGGCATACAGGATGCCCCTTTTGGTTGTAACTGGCTTTATGTTTATTGGTGTTGCAATAAAAAGTGCACTTTTTCCTTTCCACTCCATGCTACCGGGAGCATATCAAGCAGCAATTCCAACTTCCAGTGGTATTTTGTCAGGTTTGGTGCTGAAAAGCTATATAATTTTGGGAATTAAGTTAATTTATTGCGTGTTCTCTGCCCAAGTAATGCATACATTAAAAATTACTGAGGTATTGTTTGCTTTTGGCTTGGCGGGAATGGTAATGGGCTCTGTTTATGCTATGAGAGAACGTAAAATGAAGCGTATGCTGGCATATTCCTCTGTAGCGCAAATTGGATATATTTATATGGGCATTGGAATGGCTTCCCCTGTTGGCATGACGGCGGCTTGCTTCCATATTCTTGCCCATGCGGTGACAAAAACCCTATTGTTTATCTGCTGTGGCAGCTTCGTCGAGGATAGCGATGGCAAAGAAAAGATATATCATATGAGAGGGGTGGCACTACGTAATCCTCTGGCAGGTATCGGGTATACCATTGGGGCATTGTCTATGATTGGTATTCCTCTTTTGGCAGGTTTCATTTCAAAGATATATTTTGCCACTGCGTCTGTATACTCTTCGGGCAAAATGGCTGCGGTTTTAATTGTCTTAGGTGTTAGTATGGTATTAAATGCTTTATATTTCCTGCCATCTGTTATTGCAATCTGGACTCCAGTAAAAGGAGAGGAGAAGAAACCTGCTGTTACCAATTCACCTGCTTTTGCTACTTCTATTGTTGGGTTTATCATATTAAATTTAATATTAGGCATTTGCTATCGCCCAATAACCCACATTATTCAAATAAGCATTGAATTGTTAGCACAGTAA
- the mnhG gene encoding monovalent cation/H(+) antiporter subunit G: MREILATFFIIAGLIVFLFSVIGVFRFKYVLNRIHAAALGDTLGLVLIVIGVMILTLDFFAIAKLFLIILFFWLSSPIATHSIAKVEVLTNKNYEERVHEK; encoded by the coding sequence ATGAGAGAAATATTGGCTACGTTTTTTATCATTGCAGGACTTATTGTGTTTTTATTTTCTGTGATTGGAGTTTTTCGTTTTAAATATGTTTTAAACAGAATACATGCGGCTGCATTAGGGGATACCTTAGGATTGGTTTTAATTGTAATAGGTGTGATGATTTTGACCCTTGATTTTTTTGCTATTGCAAAGCTATTCTTAATCATCTTATTTTTTTGGCTTTCCAGTCCTATTGCAACCCATAGCATTGCCAAGGTTGAAGTTTTAACAAATAAGAACTACGAGGAAAGGGTGCATGAAAAATGA
- a CDS encoding Na+/H+ antiporter subunit E has product MFLLLLLLWIIFNGKVTLEILLFGIIICAWLYWFMCKHLGYRADHEIKILKNFHLYIKYFIILTLEIIKANLAVIRLVLSSKKEFEPSLVKFKTDLKSDLGKVILANSITLTPGTFTIQLEDDEYLIHALDKSFGKDLGESIFAKQIRELEAKQ; this is encoded by the coding sequence ATGTTTTTACTGCTTCTTTTGTTGTGGATAATTTTTAATGGAAAAGTGACTCTTGAAATTTTATTGTTTGGCATTATTATTTGCGCATGGCTGTACTGGTTTATGTGTAAGCATTTGGGTTATCGAGCAGATCATGAAATTAAAATTCTAAAAAATTTTCATCTTTATATAAAGTATTTTATAATACTAACACTAGAAATCATAAAAGCCAATTTAGCTGTTATTCGTCTCGTCTTATCTTCTAAAAAAGAATTTGAACCATCCCTTGTAAAATTTAAAACAGATTTAAAGTCAGACTTAGGAAAAGTAATTCTTGCAAACTCAATAACCTTAACACCTGGAACATTTACCATTCAATTGGAGGATGATGAATATTTAATTCATGCACTGGATAAATCTTTTGGCAAGGATTTGGGTGAGTCTATTTTTGCGAAACAAATAAGGGAGTTGGAGGCGAAGCAATGA